A DNA window from Betaproteobacteria bacterium contains the following coding sequences:
- a CDS encoding UTRA domain-containing protein translates to MHTGRMSSLPLYREVKEKLILALASGEWQPGAKIPVERDLAQRHAVGISTVRAAVSELEAAGILSRRQGKGTFVSEHASHGRLYRFFNLVNDDGTRETPLRDFVSLQRARATPVESEFLRLSRYGRTTDVYRLRITFSLQGNVTGVSDAVVPAGLFPRMSRSGVCDGSLTLYALYQSNYNVNVTSVSADLRAERAPADVAELLAVKNACPVLRIERKAYTYGDVPVELRISWVNTAHCSFHVDQGSTV, encoded by the coding sequence ATGCATACCGGGCGAATGAGCAGCCTTCCTCTGTACCGTGAAGTCAAGGAGAAGCTGATCCTGGCGCTCGCGTCGGGCGAGTGGCAGCCGGGCGCCAAGATCCCGGTCGAGCGTGATCTCGCGCAGCGCCACGCCGTCGGCATCTCTACGGTACGCGCGGCAGTGAGCGAGCTCGAAGCAGCAGGGATCCTCTCGAGGCGGCAGGGCAAAGGTACTTTCGTCTCGGAGCACGCGAGCCACGGCCGCCTCTATCGCTTCTTCAATCTCGTCAATGACGACGGCACGCGCGAGACGCCGCTGCGCGATTTCGTTTCGCTCCAGCGCGCGCGCGCCACGCCGGTCGAATCCGAATTCCTGCGTCTTTCCCGCTACGGCCGCACGACCGACGTATACCGGCTGCGTATCACGTTTTCGCTGCAGGGCAACGTGACCGGCGTCAGCGACGCGGTGGTGCCGGCAGGGCTCTTCCCACGGATGAGCCGATCGGGTGTCTGCGACGGCAGTCTGACGCTGTACGCGCTGTATCAGTCGAACTACAACGTGAACGTGACCTCGGTTTCCGCGGATTTGCGCGCGGAGCGCGCACCCGCGGACGTGGCGGAGCTCCTGGCGGTGAAGAATGCCTGCCCGGTGCTCCGCATAGAGCGCAAGGCGTACACCTACGGCGATGTTCCGGTGGAGCTCAGGATCTCATGGGTGAACACGGCGCATTGCAGCTTTCACGTCGACCAGGGATCGACGGTCTAG